One window from the genome of Salvia splendens isolate huo1 chromosome 9, SspV2, whole genome shotgun sequence encodes:
- the LOC121749247 gene encoding alpha carbonic anhydrase 4-like: MSGRRSSSVYRVIVCFVSFSLLMAINADDRNGEVDDEHEFTYLKNSPKGPENWGSLKTEWKLCSNGKSQSPINIIGEKVSVSSEIGTLKGNYKPAHAVLRNRGHDIMVEWNGDVMGMNLTGNTYNLLQCHWHMPSEHTISGRGSNLEIHMVHKSSQGKFAVIAILYDLGRSDPFLDKVRTASKEQIAKMRDVVHDGFENNARPSQLLNNRVVSKYRQDIQ; the protein is encoded by the exons ATGAGTGGCCGCAGGAGCAGCTCCGTTTATCGTGTCATTGTGTGTTTCGTTAGTTTTTCCCTTCTCATGGCAATCAATGCTGATGATCGAAATGGTGAAGTTG ATGATGAACATGAATTTACGTATTTGAAGAATTCTCCCAAGGGACCAGAAAACTGGGGAAGTCTCAAAACAGAATGGAAGTTATGTTCAAATGGGAAGTCCCAATCCCCAATCAATATAATCGGGGAAAAAGTTTCGGTTTCGTCTGAAATAGGGACATTGAAAGGAAACTATAAACCGGCTCATGCTGTATTGAGGAATAGGGGACATGACATCATG GTTGAATGGAATGGAGACGTTATGGGCATGAACCTCACAGGCAATACTTACAATCTACTACAATGTCACTGGCACATGCCCTCCGAACATACAATTAGTGGCCGAGG GTCCAACTTGGAAATTCATATGGTCCATAAGAGCTCCCAAGGGAAATTTGCTGTAATTGCCATTTTATATGATTTAGGACGTTCAGATCCTTTTCTTGACAAG GTGAGAACAGCATCGAAGGAGCAAATTGCAAAAATGAGGGATGTCGTACATGAT GGTTTCGAAAATAATGCAAGACCATCTCAATTGCTCAATAATAGAGTCGTATCGAAGTATCGCCAAGACATTCAATGA